A region from the Anaerolineae bacterium genome encodes:
- a CDS encoding Dihydrolipoamide acetyltransferase component of pyruvate dehydrogenase complex — MATEVFMPALGIAQDTGKLLEWLVQEGQTVQKGQPLMVIETDKTTVEIEAPASGILANVRARPGEDIPVGQVIAHILEAGESVATAQARVSPSSGPAKAASPVAARLAAEKGLDLSQVPSHGERVTKEDVLAYLAAQAQTAAPAQRVLASPKARRLARESGIALEALKGSGPQGAVLAADVLQAVESRPPLVPSVNTSGIEQPAMVSRMWRTMAKRMSESWRTVPHFFLEIEVNASALLKWKEHLRARGQAEVTITDLLIKLTALALHEHPRLNASWIDEDLVLHEEINIGLAVMVEEGLLVPVIHHADRLGVLEIAARRKKLIAGAQANRLSLEEMSGGTFTLSNLGMFGVSAFSAIINPPEAGILAVGGIEEKVLARQGEMVIQPRMRLTLSLDHRVVDGARGAQFLQTLKGLIEEPLRALE; from the coding sequence ATGGCGACCGAAGTCTTTATGCCCGCCCTGGGCATTGCCCAGGACACTGGAAAACTGCTGGAATGGCTGGTTCAGGAGGGACAAACCGTCCAAAAAGGACAGCCGCTCATGGTCATCGAGACCGATAAAACCACGGTCGAGATCGAGGCGCCGGCTTCAGGAATTTTAGCCAATGTGCGCGCCCGGCCCGGGGAGGACATCCCGGTAGGGCAGGTGATCGCACATATTTTAGAGGCTGGTGAATCCGTTGCGACGGCACAGGCAAGGGTTTCCCCATCGTCTGGACCTGCCAAAGCTGCCAGCCCGGTAGCCGCCCGTCTGGCGGCTGAAAAAGGGCTCGATCTCAGCCAGGTGCCCAGCCACGGCGAGCGCGTGACCAAAGAGGATGTTCTGGCTTATCTGGCGGCGCAGGCTCAAACCGCCGCTCCCGCCCAGCGAGTTTTAGCCTCCCCCAAAGCGCGGCGTCTGGCGCGAGAAAGTGGAATTGCGCTTGAAGCCTTAAAAGGGAGCGGACCTCAAGGCGCTGTGCTCGCCGCCGACGTTCTCCAGGCGGTTGAAAGCCGTCCACCGCTTGTACCATCTGTTAACACGTCTGGTATCGAACAGCCCGCAATGGTCAGCCGCATGTGGCGGACAATGGCAAAACGGATGAGCGAAAGCTGGCGAACTGTGCCGCACTTCTTTTTAGAAATCGAGGTGAATGCCTCTGCTCTGCTGAAATGGAAAGAACACCTGCGCGCCCGGGGACAGGCAGAGGTGACGATTACCGATCTCTTGATCAAGTTAACCGCTCTTGCGCTGCACGAACATCCGCGCTTGAACGCCAGCTGGATTGATGAGGACCTGGTCTTGCACGAGGAGATCAATATCGGCCTAGCAGTGATGGTAGAAGAAGGGTTGCTGGTGCCGGTCATTCACCATGCCGATCGCCTGGGGGTGCTGGAAATCGCTGCCCGGCGCAAAAAGCTGATCGCCGGGGCGCAGGCTAACCGCCTGAGCCTGGAAGAGATGAGTGGTGGGACATTCACGTTGAGCAATCTGGGCATGTTTGGGGTGAGCGCCTTTAGCGCCATTATCAATCCTCCTGAGGCAGGTATCCTGGCGGTGGGAGGTATTGAAGAAAAAGTCCTGGCGCGACAGGGTGAAATGGTGATTCAACCCCGCATGCGCCTGACGCTCTCGCTAGATCACCGGGTGGTCGATGGGGCACGCGGCGCGCAATTTTTACAGACTTTGAAGGGGTTGATCGAAGAACCCCTGCGTGCGCTGGAATGA